A portion of the Luxibacter massiliensis genome contains these proteins:
- a CDS encoding nucleoside kinase: MAAKTCKVCIGSEVREYEAGTSYQRIAEDFQARYGHQIVLVFVNRFRLQELDKRLEGDCELEFITTGDAIGYETYRRSLCFMLVKAVHDVGGHENVERVRIHFSVSKGYYCTIEGDVALDQDFLDRVDLRMKELCRDRIPIEKRSIHTTEAVELFKKHGMFDKERLFEYRRVSKVNIYRMNEFEDYYYGYMVPDAGYLKYYALHLYDEGFIIQMPTRSEPERVDALVPRPKLFQVLKQSVLWGDQQGIETVGALNDMVTHRDMSEVVLVQEAYQERQIGEIAKKIAERPDVKFILIAGPSSSGKTTFSHRLSIQLRVNGMRPHPIAVDNYFVDREQTPRDADGNYNFECLEAIDVKKFNEDMRALLAGEEIYLPIFNFKLGKREYDAVPKKLGRQDILVIEGIHCLNPRLTEALNDDYKFKIYISALTQLNIDEHNRIPSTDGRLIRRIVRDARTRGTTARNTIAMWPSVRRGEEENIFPYQEGADVMFNSSLLYELAVLKQYIEPLLFGMDKKCPEYAEAKRLLKFFDYFVGIGSESVPTNSLLREFIGGGCFHV, from the coding sequence ATGGCAGCAAAAACATGCAAAGTATGTATTGGAAGTGAAGTGAGGGAATATGAGGCGGGAACCTCCTATCAGAGGATAGCAGAAGATTTTCAGGCAAGGTATGGGCACCAGATCGTGCTTGTGTTTGTCAACCGGTTCAGGCTCCAGGAGCTGGATAAAAGGCTGGAGGGAGACTGTGAATTAGAGTTTATCACCACCGGGGATGCCATAGGATACGAGACTTACCGGAGAAGCCTGTGTTTTATGCTTGTAAAAGCAGTTCACGATGTGGGGGGCCATGAAAATGTTGAGAGGGTCAGGATCCATTTCTCGGTGAGCAAAGGATATTATTGTACCATAGAAGGGGATGTGGCATTAGACCAGGATTTTCTTGACAGAGTGGACCTGCGGATGAAGGAGCTGTGCAGGGACAGGATTCCCATAGAAAAACGTTCTATCCACACGACAGAGGCGGTGGAGTTATTTAAGAAGCATGGTATGTTTGACAAGGAAAGGCTTTTTGAGTACAGAAGAGTTTCTAAAGTCAATATTTACCGGATGAATGAATTTGAAGATTATTATTACGGGTATATGGTGCCGGATGCTGGATATCTGAAATACTATGCCCTGCATCTGTATGACGAAGGGTTTATCATACAGATGCCCACACGCTCAGAGCCTGAGAGGGTGGACGCCCTTGTTCCCAGGCCAAAGCTTTTTCAGGTATTAAAACAATCTGTACTCTGGGGGGATCAGCAAGGTATAGAGACAGTAGGCGCTTTAAACGATATGGTGACACACCGGGACATGAGCGAGGTGGTTCTTGTGCAGGAGGCATATCAGGAACGCCAGATTGGGGAAATTGCCAAAAAAATTGCAGAGCGCCCGGATGTAAAATTTATTTTGATAGCAGGGCCGTCATCTTCAGGGAAAACAACTTTTTCCCACCGTCTCTCCATACAGTTAAGGGTCAACGGCATGCGCCCCCATCCCATAGCAGTGGACAATTATTTTGTGGACCGGGAGCAGACACCCCGGGATGCTGACGGGAATTATAATTTTGAATGTCTGGAAGCAATTGATGTAAAGAAATTTAATGAAGATATGCGGGCCCTCCTGGCAGGTGAGGAGATATATCTTCCCATATTTAATTTTAAATTAGGAAAAAGGGAGTATGATGCGGTTCCCAAAAAGCTTGGAAGGCAGGATATACTTGTCATTGAGGGAATCCATTGCCTGAACCCCAGGCTGACAGAGGCGCTCAATGACGACTATAAATTTAAAATATATATCAGCGCCCTGACCCAGCTTAATATTGATGAACATAACCGGATCCCCTCCACAGATGGGCGTCTGATACGCCGTATTGTGAGAGATGCCAGGACAAGGGGGACTACTGCAAGAAATACAATCGCCATGTGGCCCTCTGTCAGAAGAGGGGAGGAAGAGAATATCTTTCCATACCAGGAAGGGGCTGACGTGATGTTCAATTCTTCCCTTTTGTATGAACTGGCTGTCCTGAAGCAATATATAGAACCTCTTTTGTTTGGCATGGATAAGAAGTGCCCAGAATATGCAGAGGCAAAAAGACTGCTGAAATTTTTTGATTATTTTGTTGGAATAGGGAGTGAATCTGTTCCTACCAACTCACTTTTAAGGGAGTTCATAGGCGGCGGCTGCTTTCATGTATAG
- a CDS encoding extracellular solute-binding protein has product MIKNALKRFYLILIFVLLYSPIVTLMVLSFNSAKTRAKWGGFTGKWYVSLFQNQDIMNALYTTLIIALVSALAATVIGTAASIGIQAMKPKFRTLFMGVTNIPMLNADIVTGISLMLLFIAFRFSLGFSTILLAHITFNIPYVILSVMPKLKQTSKSTYEAAQDLGASPLYAFFKVVFPDIMPGVFSGFLLSFTMSLDDFVITHFTKGPGVDTLSTKIYSEVRKGIKPEMYALSTIMFMTVLVLLFLVNITPDKKTDSSAKRIEIRKSHRISRFIFRKFVPTVMVVVIIAGGFFYGSQNSRTDGNQVIVYNWGEYLDPEAITMFEEETGIDVVYEEYETNEIMYPKVQSGAIAYDAVCPSDYMVQRMLENDLLAEINFDNMPNIKYVDKTYMEQSRQFDPENKYSVPYLFGTVGILYNKTMVDEPVDSWSVLWDEKYKDSILMQDSVRDAFGITLKYLGYSLNSTDLDELEAAKQLLIEQKPLVQAYVIDQVRDKMIGNEAAIGVIYSGEALYTQMENPDLEYVIPKEGSNLWIDSWVIPKNAKHKENAEKFIDFLCRPEIAKMNFDYITYSIPNTEGRKLIEDDWLRNSKIAFPDPESLSNCETFQFLGDDNDAVYNQLWREVKSK; this is encoded by the coding sequence TTGATTAAAAACGCACTGAAACGATTCTATCTAATATTAATTTTTGTCCTGCTCTACTCTCCCATCGTCACTTTAATGGTCCTGTCCTTTAACAGCGCCAAGACCCGGGCGAAGTGGGGCGGCTTTACAGGAAAATGGTACGTCTCCCTGTTCCAGAACCAGGATATTATGAATGCCCTGTATACGACTCTGATCATTGCCCTTGTCTCAGCCCTGGCAGCAACGGTCATCGGTACAGCCGCGTCCATCGGCATCCAGGCAATGAAGCCTAAATTCCGCACTCTCTTCATGGGAGTTACGAATATTCCCATGCTGAATGCAGACATTGTTACCGGCATATCCCTGATGCTTCTGTTTATTGCATTTAGGTTTTCCCTAGGATTCTCCACCATCTTGCTGGCCCATATTACTTTTAATATACCTTATGTCATACTCAGCGTCATGCCGAAGCTAAAGCAGACAAGCAAGAGCACCTATGAGGCTGCACAGGATCTGGGCGCCTCCCCTTTATACGCTTTTTTTAAAGTAGTATTCCCAGATATTATGCCCGGAGTATTTTCAGGATTTTTACTCTCCTTTACTATGTCCCTAGATGATTTTGTCATCACCCATTTTACGAAGGGTCCGGGCGTGGATACGCTGTCCACCAAAATCTACAGCGAGGTCAGAAAAGGTATTAAGCCGGAGATGTACGCACTTTCAACTATTATGTTCATGACTGTGCTTGTTCTCCTTTTCCTGGTGAACATCACACCGGATAAAAAAACAGATTCTTCGGCAAAACGGATTGAAATCCGGAAATCACACCGCATATCCCGGTTTATTTTCCGGAAATTTGTTCCCACAGTTATGGTAGTGGTGATTATAGCCGGAGGGTTTTTCTACGGTTCCCAGAACAGCCGTACTGACGGCAACCAGGTGATTGTATATAACTGGGGTGAGTATCTGGATCCGGAAGCCATTACTATGTTCGAGGAAGAGACTGGGATCGATGTGGTATATGAAGAATATGAGACCAACGAAATCATGTATCCAAAAGTCCAGTCCGGGGCCATAGCATATGATGCAGTCTGCCCTTCTGATTATATGGTGCAGCGTATGTTAGAAAATGACCTTTTGGCAGAGATTAACTTTGATAATATGCCAAATATCAAATATGTGGACAAGACATATATGGAGCAGTCCCGGCAGTTCGACCCTGAAAACAAATACTCAGTTCCCTATCTCTTCGGCACGGTGGGAATCCTGTACAATAAAACTATGGTAGATGAGCCTGTCGACAGCTGGAGTGTCCTCTGGGATGAAAAATATAAGGACAGCATCCTGATGCAGGACAGTGTGCGCGATGCTTTTGGAATTACATTGAAATATCTGGGTTATTCCCTGAATTCTACCGATTTAGATGAACTGGAGGCTGCCAAACAGCTTTTAATTGAGCAAAAGCCTCTTGTACAGGCCTACGTTATTGACCAGGTGCGGGATAAAATGATTGGCAATGAAGCTGCCATCGGGGTGATTTATTCTGGTGAGGCACTCTACACCCAGATGGAAAACCCTGATCTGGAATATGTCATACCAAAAGAAGGGTCCAACCTATGGATCGATTCCTGGGTCATTCCCAAGAATGCCAAGCATAAAGAAAATGCGGAGAAATTTATAGATTTCCTCTGCCGCCCTGAGATAGCTAAAATGAATTTTGATTATATTACCTACTCTATCCCCAATACAGAGGGACGTAAGTTGATTGAGGACGACTGGCTTAGAAATAGTAAGATCGCATTCCCTGACCCAGAATCTCTGTCCAACTGTGAGACTTTCCAGTTCCTGGGGGATGACAACGACGCAGTTTATAATCAGCTCTGGAGAGAAGTAAAATCCAAATAA
- a CDS encoding ABC transporter permease — MKNRKLLAGPYLFWALSFIVIPLLMIVYYGMTDKEGTFTFMNLAQITTPENLKALGLALLLSFISTILCLILAYPLAMILSEKDVNQTSFIVLIFILPMWMNFLLRTLAWQNLLEKNGVINAVLTFFHLPPQAIINTPYAIILGMVYNFLPFMVLPIYNVLSKIDKDVISAARDLGANNLQTFSKIIFPLSIPGIISGITMVFVPSLTTFVISDLLGGSKILLIGNVIEQEFKQGSNWNVGSGLSLVLMIFIIASMALIAKYDKNGEGNAF; from the coding sequence TTGAAGAATAGAAAACTGCTGGCAGGCCCTTATCTGTTCTGGGCCCTGTCTTTTATTGTCATTCCCCTTCTTATGATCGTCTATTACGGCATGACAGATAAAGAAGGGACATTTACATTCATGAACCTGGCACAGATTACTACCCCAGAGAATTTAAAGGCCCTGGGGCTGGCTTTGCTGCTCTCTTTTATAAGCACCATCCTGTGCCTGATCCTGGCTTACCCTCTGGCCATGATTTTATCAGAGAAAGATGTGAACCAGACGAGCTTTATTGTTTTAATTTTTATTCTTCCCATGTGGATGAATTTTCTGCTGCGCACCCTTGCCTGGCAGAACCTGCTGGAAAAGAACGGGGTTATCAATGCAGTCCTTACATTTTTCCATCTTCCGCCCCAGGCAATTATCAATACGCCCTACGCGATCATACTCGGGATGGTATATAATTTTCTCCCTTTTATGGTTCTGCCCATTTACAATGTCCTGTCTAAAATTGACAAGGATGTTATTTCTGCCGCCCGTGACCTGGGCGCCAATAACCTGCAGACCTTCTCAAAGATTATATTCCCTTTGAGTATCCCTGGCATTATCAGCGGCATCACCATGGTCTTTGTTCCTTCCCTGACAACATTCGTGATCTCAGACCTGCTGGGAGGAAGTAAGATACTTCTTATCGGTAATGTTATTGAACAGGAATTTAAACAGGGCAGCAACTGGAATGTGGGATCTGGCCTATCCTTAGTCCTGATGATTTTTATTATTGCCAGTATGGCGCTGATAGCCAAATACGACAAGAATGGGGAGGGTAATGCATTTTGA